In Candidatus Paceibacterota bacterium, a single genomic region encodes these proteins:
- the rplX gene encoding 50S ribosomal protein L24 produces the protein MKIKKGDKVQVITGKDKGKQGSVVKAFPQIDKVILDGVNVHKKHIRAKKQGQKGQLVDQAFPIHVSNVKKI, from the coding sequence ATGAAAATCAAAAAAGGCGACAAGGTTCAAGTTATAACGGGAAAAGATAAGGGCAAACAGGGCTCTGTGGTGAAAGCATTTCCTCAAATTGATAAAGTGATTTTGGATGGAGTAAATGTCCACAAAAAACATATCAGAGCTAAGAAGCAAGGGCAGAAGGGTCAACTTGTCGATCAGGCCTTTCCAATACATGTAAGCAATGTTAAGAAGATTTAA
- the rplE gene encoding 50S ribosomal protein L5 yields MERSKDGKIMKTLKEKTKNSFKELKEPLKMVNVMQAPRIEKAVINAGVGSFSDKKKIELAFDRLSKITGQRPVKKGAKQSVASFKVREGDTVGIQITLRGERMWSFLDKLINIALPRTKDFRGLSDGGVDEMGNYTLGIKEHVVFPETADEELKDVFGFAVTIVTNLNSKEKTLAFLKSVGFPFKK; encoded by the coding sequence ATGGAAAGAAGTAAAGATGGAAAAATTATGAAAACTCTTAAAGAAAAAACAAAAAATTCGTTCAAGGAACTCAAAGAACCACTTAAGATGGTTAATGTTATGCAAGCTCCTAGAATAGAGAAAGCGGTGATTAATGCTGGAGTAGGTTCTTTTTCCGATAAAAAGAAAATTGAATTAGCTTTTGATAGGCTTTCAAAAATCACAGGACAGCGTCCGGTTAAGAAAGGGGCCAAGCAATCAGTGGCTTCTTTCAAGGTGCGTGAGGGGGATACAGTAGGAATCCAAATCACTCTTCGAGGAGAAAGGATGTGGAGTTTCCTGGATAAACTTATAAATATAGCTCTACCTAGGACCAAAGATTTTCGTGGCTTGTCGGATGGTGGAGTCGATGAGATGGGCAACTATACTTTAGGCATAAAAGAACATGTGGTATTTCCTGAAACTGCTGATGAAGAGCTGAAAGATGTATTTGGTTTTGCAGTGACTATCGTCACCAATCTTAACTCCAAAGAAAAA